From Bacillus rossius redtenbacheri isolate Brsri chromosome 16, Brsri_v3, whole genome shotgun sequence, a single genomic window includes:
- the LOC134539870 gene encoding MAGE-like protein 2, translating into MEEILNEVGTYPPTPAPVSETAPPVELKEPPSGVSAIAVQTTFLTGDVVAPPYSPVGSFVLRLILVMLTIIASYVAGYYWNYIEQCEIFEQLYEITQRWRRALRPKSEPEEASADSPPAAGVEEESSPSRSRDSPVSPPHRPRPSRRGPPTLPKPRRRHVLAQLPPVAEEVADLLTSEQVASLFASGKVAATPVAGELFPPLIAAAPMVEEVATTPMPGEFPTLPAAEVVRPLTAVPEPSPATAEQVANLPIDKELDTQPTARELAAPPLAPLLMTEVAGTSPIAEEFSSRPTVEKEGIPRIAEELGTSSMFQEAVTGPAMAQQVASPPVAEEVSGQTMAEEVTDLLTDKEPATAPMTNELAAPPLANEVVNLLMAEEFDKLPIAGESHTLPVAEAVVNPPVAEEVGTKTEEVGTPPMAEDVPTLSGADKHVPRGRRGHYRR; encoded by the exons ATGGAAGAAATTCTAAAC GAAGTCGGTACGTACCCGCCGACCCCCGCGCCGGTCTCGGAGACAGCGCCACCGGTGGAGCTGAAGGAACCACCGAGTGGCGTGAGTGCAATCGCCGTCCAGACGACATTCCTCACCGGAGACGTGGTAGCGCCGCCGTACAGTCCG GTTGGCAGTTTCGTTCTCAGGCTGATCCTCGTCATGCTGACGATCATTGCCTCGTACGTGGCTGGTTACTACTGGAACTACATCGAGCAATGTGAGATCTTCGAGCAACTCTACGAGATCACCCAGCG GTGGCGCCGGGCGCTGCGGCCGAAGAGCGAACCAGAGGAGGCCTCGGCGGACAGTCCCCCCGCCGCCGGCGTTGAGGAGGAGTCTTCACCCTCGAGGTCCCGGGATTCCCCGGTGTCGCCGCCCCACAGGCCGCGCCCCTCCAGGCGCGGGCCCCCCACCCTGCCCAAGCCGCGGCGCCGCCACGTCCTGGCGCAACTGCCGCCCGTGGCCGAGGAGGTGGCCGATCTGCTCACGTCCGAACAAGTGGCCAGTCTCTTCGCGTCGGGGAAGGTTGCCGCCACACCGGTGGCCGGAGAGTTGTTCCCTCCACTCATTGCCGCCGCGCCGATGGTGGAGGAGGTCGCCACTACACCGATGCCTGGAGAATTTCCCACCCTCCCGGCGGCTGAGGTCGTCCGCCCACTGACGGCTGTACCGGAGCCCAGTCCCGCGACGGCCGAACAAGTGGCCAATTTACCGATTGATAAAGAGTTGGACACCCAGCCGACGGCTAGGGAGTTGGCCGCCCCACCTCTGGCTCCTCTGCTGATGACCGAAGTGGCGGGCACGTCGCCGATAGCCGAAGAGTTTTCCAGCCGTCCGACGGTCGAAAAGGAGGGAATCCCGCGGATAGCCGAGGAATTGGGCACATCTTCGATGTTCCAAGAAGCGGTGACCGGGCCCGCGATGGCTCAACAAGTGGCCAGTCCACCGGTGGCCGAAGAAGTTTCCGGTCAAACGATGGCCGAAGAAGTGACCGATCTACTGACGGATAAAGAGCCGGCCACCGCGCCGATGACCAATGAGTTGGCTGCCCCGCCGCTGGCTAACGAGGTGGTAAATCTACTGATGGCCGAAGAGTTTGACAAACTGCCGATAGCTGGAGAATCGCACACCCTGCCAGTGGCCGAGGCGGTCGTTAATCCGCCGGTGGCCGAAGAGGTGGGCACGAAGACGGAAGAGGTGGGCACTCCACCGATGGCCGAGGATGTGCCCACCTTGTCCGGCGCAGATAAGCACGTCCCTCGAG gcAGGCGAGGTCACTACCGGCGGTGA